One Prosthecobacter vanneervenii genomic window carries:
- a CDS encoding MerR family transcriptional regulator: MKTHENTIAAKAEASAAASAELMEYLSPGQLCEMLGVSRRTLVNWERKGLVVPTIHVGHVVRYELDRVLASLKASHPYAGAAAAAPAPAPTAPAALDRAA; this comes from the coding sequence ATGAAAACACACGAAAACACCATCGCCGCCAAAGCCGAAGCCAGCGCAGCCGCCAGCGCCGAACTGATGGAATACCTCAGCCCCGGCCAGCTCTGCGAAATGCTGGGCGTGAGCCGCCGCACGCTCGTCAACTGGGAGCGCAAGGGCCTCGTGGTCCCCACCATCCATGTGGGCCACGTGGTGCGCTATGAGCTGGACCGCGTGCTGGCCTCCCTGAAGGCCAGCCACCCGTACGCCGGCGCAGCTGCCGCAGCCCCCGCCCCGGCTCCCACGGCCCCGGCAGCCCTGGACCGCGCCGCCTGA